The following proteins come from a genomic window of Streptomyces sp. Sge12:
- a CDS encoding ABC transporter substrate-binding protein, translated as MTRSNPTRIAVALLAAGALLSSAGCGLSGGGSGEAKQSARTGEVSGRITFRTLQLKPAFTAYVQGVIDAFEKQYPQAEVVWEDVPGDGYNEKLVADAQAGALPDVVNLSTDSFQLLGDRGMLADVAELDGALAKEYVPGAWEQFKLPGRGDSVYAYPWYVTPEILTYNRELFEKAGLDPDRPPTSVEQFFDCAERIAAASGGRYSAFMADPKGRLPGDWQKMGIPILSEKQDRFTFDTDKAVEWVERMKDLYAKGAMPKESLLKSDDINQLYGSGKIVFGPGSPGFVKDIKQNAPQIYAKTQVAGAVTGKLGHIGIYAQSLGIRKDTEHLDAAAEFAQWVTNGPNQVEFSRKATIYPSNAQGLADPFFSDKGDGKDAETLARAVGADQLKTAALDANTPVQWTNQVGDAVVREMQKAIQGEQDPRTAVRKAQEAANKLLAAAAEK; from the coding sequence ATGACGCGTTCGAACCCGACCCGAATTGCTGTGGCCCTGCTGGCGGCCGGCGCCCTCCTGTCCAGCGCGGGCTGCGGCCTGAGCGGCGGCGGCTCGGGCGAGGCGAAGCAGTCCGCGAGGACGGGCGAGGTGTCCGGCCGGATCACCTTCCGCACCCTCCAGTTGAAACCCGCCTTCACGGCCTACGTCCAAGGGGTCATCGACGCCTTCGAGAAGCAGTACCCGCAGGCCGAGGTCGTCTGGGAGGACGTCCCCGGCGACGGCTACAACGAGAAGCTCGTGGCGGACGCCCAGGCCGGAGCCCTCCCCGACGTGGTCAACCTCTCCACCGACTCCTTCCAGCTGCTCGGCGACCGGGGCATGCTCGCCGACGTGGCCGAGCTCGACGGGGCGCTGGCCAAGGAGTATGTGCCGGGCGCCTGGGAGCAGTTCAAACTGCCCGGCCGGGGCGACAGCGTGTACGCCTACCCCTGGTACGTGACCCCCGAGATCCTCACGTACAACAGAGAGCTCTTCGAGAAGGCCGGCCTGGATCCGGACCGGCCGCCCACCAGCGTCGAGCAGTTCTTCGACTGCGCGGAGCGGATCGCCGCCGCGTCCGGCGGCCGGTACTCCGCCTTCATGGCCGACCCCAAGGGCCGGCTGCCCGGGGACTGGCAGAAGATGGGCATCCCGATCCTCAGCGAGAAGCAGGACCGGTTCACCTTCGACACGGACAAGGCCGTGGAATGGGTGGAGCGGATGAAGGACCTGTACGCCAAGGGCGCCATGCCCAAGGAGTCCCTGCTCAAGTCGGACGACATCAACCAGCTCTACGGCAGCGGCAAGATCGTCTTCGGTCCGGGCTCACCGGGCTTCGTCAAGGACATCAAGCAGAACGCCCCGCAGATCTACGCCAAGACCCAGGTGGCCGGTGCCGTCACCGGAAAGCTCGGCCACATCGGCATCTACGCCCAGTCCCTCGGCATCAGGAAGGACACCGAACACCTCGACGCCGCGGCCGAGTTCGCCCAGTGGGTCACCAACGGCCCCAACCAGGTGGAGTTCTCCCGGAAGGCCACCATCTACCCGTCCAACGCCCAGGGCCTCGCCGACCCGTTCTTCTCCGACAAGGGCGACGGCAAGGACGCGGAGACCCTCGCCCGCGCGGTCGGCGCCGACCAGCTGAAGACCGCCGCCCTCGACGCCAACACCCCCGTCCAGTGGACCAACCAGGTCGGTGATGCCGTCGTACGCGAGATGCAGAAGGCCATCCAGGGCGAGCAGGACCCCCGGACCGCCGTGCGGAAGGCCCAGGAAGCGGCGAACAAGCTCCTCGCCGCAGCGGCCGAGAAGTGA
- a CDS encoding carbohydrate ABC transporter permease produces the protein MSTSSAAARRRHRIGLAGRYATLVLMLVVMLGPIVWQFLTSIRGRTENVYDGVLPSQPTLDNYVRVAESFPLLQYVGNTLTVAVLAVTSNLLFAAMGGYALSRAAWKGRRVVFTVLVATLMFPFESVMISMFLTVREMGLVDTLIGVWLPGAVSVLNIMVMRAAFLAVPKEIEEAAVLDGAGEWTRFTRVFLPAAKGALAVVCITSFMGAWDDFLWPLLVLTDSDNYTLQLGLKTLAGATTVNDQRLVAAGAMAALLPMMLLFFALQRFFFKGVGEGAVKI, from the coding sequence GTGAGCACCTCCTCCGCCGCCGCCCGCCGGCGGCACCGGATCGGCCTCGCCGGGCGGTACGCCACCCTGGTGCTGATGCTCGTGGTCATGCTGGGCCCGATCGTCTGGCAGTTCCTGACCTCGATACGCGGCCGCACCGAGAACGTGTACGACGGCGTGCTGCCCTCGCAGCCCACCCTCGACAACTACGTCCGGGTCGCCGAGTCCTTCCCGCTGCTGCAGTACGTCGGCAACACCCTCACCGTCGCCGTCCTGGCGGTCACCTCGAACCTGCTCTTCGCGGCGATGGGGGGCTACGCCCTCTCCCGGGCCGCCTGGAAGGGCCGCCGGGTCGTCTTCACCGTGCTCGTGGCGACCCTGATGTTCCCCTTCGAGTCCGTGATGATCTCGATGTTCCTCACGGTCCGCGAAATGGGGCTGGTCGACACCCTCATCGGCGTCTGGCTCCCCGGCGCGGTCTCCGTGCTCAACATCATGGTGATGCGGGCGGCCTTCCTCGCCGTACCCAAGGAGATCGAGGAGGCCGCCGTGCTGGACGGGGCGGGCGAATGGACGCGCTTCACCCGGGTCTTCCTCCCCGCCGCCAAGGGTGCCCTCGCCGTCGTCTGCATCACCAGCTTCATGGGGGCCTGGGACGACTTCCTCTGGCCCCTGCTGGTCCTCACCGACAGCGACAACTACACCCTGCAACTGGGCCTGAAGACCCTGGCCGGCGCCACCACCGTCAACGACCAGCGCCTCGTCGCCGCCGGCGCGATGGCCGCGCTCCTGCCGATGATGCTCCTCTTCTTCGCCCTCCAGCGTTTCTTCTTCAAGGGCGTGGGCGAGGGAGCCGTCAAGATCTGA
- a CDS encoding carbohydrate ABC transporter permease, whose product METDTGLVHRSWWTPYLFLAPGLAMVALFSLWPFVNTVILSFTDAQILRGGSFVGLDNYRRAFADPDFWVATGNSVLYLVVVVPCLVLLPLALAVLVRTNIPGIGFFRSAFYTPVIASAVVVGLIWQWVLRSDGLVNTVFQRLHLVSEPVPFLTDSTMLLVSAMIVTVWKGLGYYMVFYLAALGNVPATLYEAAALDGAGPVRRFFSITVPQVKPMMLLVGTLSAISALRVFTEIYILGGESGGPGGGSRTLPFLIRQVGLGFSGETGYASAISILLFLLTLVFSLMGRRLSKGDER is encoded by the coding sequence ATGGAGACCGATACCGGGCTGGTCCACCGCAGTTGGTGGACCCCCTACCTGTTCCTCGCCCCGGGCCTCGCGATGGTGGCGCTGTTCAGCCTCTGGCCGTTCGTCAACACCGTCATCCTCTCCTTCACCGACGCCCAGATCCTGCGCGGCGGCAGCTTCGTGGGACTCGACAACTACCGGCGCGCCTTCGCCGACCCCGACTTCTGGGTCGCGACCGGCAACAGCGTGCTCTACCTCGTGGTCGTCGTCCCCTGCCTGGTGCTGCTGCCGCTGGCCCTCGCGGTCCTGGTCCGCACGAACATCCCCGGCATCGGCTTCTTCCGTTCCGCCTTCTACACCCCGGTGATCGCCTCCGCCGTGGTCGTCGGGCTGATCTGGCAGTGGGTGCTGCGCAGCGACGGCCTGGTCAACACCGTCTTCCAGCGGCTGCACCTCGTCTCCGAGCCGGTCCCGTTCCTCACGGACTCCACGATGCTGCTCGTCTCCGCGATGATCGTCACCGTGTGGAAGGGCCTCGGCTACTACATGGTCTTCTACCTGGCGGCCCTCGGGAACGTCCCGGCCACCCTCTACGAAGCGGCCGCGCTCGACGGGGCCGGACCCGTCCGCCGCTTCTTCAGCATCACCGTCCCCCAGGTGAAGCCGATGATGCTGCTCGTCGGCACCCTCTCCGCCATCTCGGCGCTGCGCGTCTTCACCGAGATCTACATCCTCGGCGGAGAGAGCGGCGGCCCCGGCGGCGGCTCCCGCACCCTGCCCTTCCTGATCCGCCAGGTCGGCCTCGGCTTCTCCGGCGAGACCGGCTACGCCTCGGCCATCTCCATCCTGCTGTTCCTGCTGACGCTGGTCTTCAGCCTGATGGGCCGCCGTCTGTCGAAGGGAGACGAGAGGTGA
- a CDS encoding alpha-mannosidase, producing MHDDRSITEHRLRRVLKERVKPAVHSRAIPLTVERWEAPGEPVPVAEGLAASYGPCAVGDPWGPAWGTTWFKVTGTVPADWAGRTVEAVLDLGFDRMMPGFQCEGLVHRADGGEIKALNPYNDWVRVADRAEGGEQVEWYVEAASNPVLVDHAVTYEGDLPTSGDQPLYRLARMELTVFETQVWELVQDLEVLYDLMVQLDTADARRYEILRAIGAALDALDLCDVPGTAPAARAALAGVLAAPANASAHRVSAVGHAHIDSAWLWPLRETVRKVSRTASNMVNLMDDHPEFVFAMSQAQQLDWIKTYRPELFERIKKKIADGQFVPVGGMWVESDTNMVGGEAMARQFLYGKKFFLDEFGIETQNVWLPDSFGYTAAMPQIVKLSGSKWFLTQKISWSQINRFPHHTFWWEGIDGTRVFTHFPPVDTYNCDLGGAQLAHAARNYREKGHGSRSLAPFGWGDGGGGPTREHLARARRQRDLEGSPKVRIERPDAFFEKAHAEYQDAPVWAGELYLELHRGTYTSQAKTKQGNRRSESLLREAELWAATAAVRIAGYAYPYEDLERIWKTVLLHQFHDILPGSSIAWVHREARETYAALGEELRAVTLAAQQALAGQGGEELVFNCAPHARRGVPAGGAGRPVAPREPVTVEERHGGGHVLANGRLLVQIDGRGLIVSVYDLEARRESVAPGAAANLLQIHPDFPNMWDAWDVDAFYRNRVTDLVELDRLEVTEGGPRAATVRVTRSFGRSEAVQQITLRAGAKTVDIVTDVDWHETEKFLKAAFPLDVKAERTATETQFGHVHRATHTNTSWEAAKFEICAHRWIHAEEPGWGVALLNDSTYGHDVTRDVRADGGQTTTVRLSLLRAPRYPDPETDQGSHTLRFSLAPGAGIGDAVREGHALNLPERVVRGAGPVAPLVAVDEDAVVVEAVKLAEDRSGDVIVRLYESRGGRARATLSADFPVAAAVESDLLERPLPGTAVGVATPEGLVPLTLRPFQIVTLRLRRP from the coding sequence ATGCACGACGACCGCAGCATCACCGAACACCGCCTCCGCCGGGTTCTCAAGGAGCGGGTCAAGCCAGCCGTCCACTCCCGCGCGATCCCGCTGACCGTCGAGCGCTGGGAGGCTCCCGGCGAGCCCGTGCCCGTCGCCGAGGGCCTCGCGGCGAGCTACGGGCCCTGCGCCGTCGGCGACCCGTGGGGCCCGGCCTGGGGCACCACCTGGTTCAAGGTCACCGGCACCGTCCCCGCTGACTGGGCCGGCCGTACCGTGGAAGCCGTCCTCGACCTCGGCTTCGACCGGATGATGCCCGGATTCCAGTGCGAGGGCCTGGTCCACCGGGCCGACGGCGGCGAGATCAAGGCGCTCAACCCGTACAACGACTGGGTGCGCGTGGCCGACCGCGCCGAGGGCGGCGAGCAGGTCGAGTGGTACGTCGAGGCCGCCTCCAACCCGGTCCTGGTCGACCACGCGGTCACGTACGAGGGGGACCTGCCGACCAGCGGCGACCAGCCCCTGTACCGGCTCGCCCGGATGGAGCTCACCGTCTTCGAGACACAGGTCTGGGAACTGGTCCAGGACCTGGAGGTGCTCTACGACCTGATGGTCCAGCTCGACACCGCGGACGCCCGCCGGTACGAGATCCTGCGGGCCATCGGCGCCGCCCTGGACGCGCTCGACCTCTGCGACGTACCCGGCACCGCGCCCGCGGCCCGCGCCGCGCTCGCCGGGGTGCTCGCCGCCCCGGCCAACGCCTCCGCGCACCGCGTCAGCGCGGTCGGCCACGCCCACATCGACTCCGCGTGGCTGTGGCCGCTGCGCGAGACGGTGCGCAAGGTCTCGCGCACCGCCTCCAACATGGTCAACCTGATGGACGATCACCCGGAGTTCGTCTTCGCGATGTCGCAGGCCCAGCAGCTCGACTGGATCAAGACGTACCGGCCCGAGCTCTTCGAGCGGATCAAGAAGAAGATCGCGGACGGGCAGTTCGTGCCCGTCGGCGGCATGTGGGTGGAGTCCGACACCAACATGGTCGGCGGCGAGGCCATGGCCCGCCAGTTCCTCTACGGCAAGAAGTTCTTCCTCGACGAGTTCGGCATCGAGACGCAGAACGTCTGGCTCCCCGACTCCTTCGGCTACACCGCCGCGATGCCGCAGATCGTCAAGCTCTCCGGCTCCAAGTGGTTCCTCACCCAGAAGATCTCCTGGTCCCAGATCAACAGGTTCCCGCACCACACCTTCTGGTGGGAGGGCATCGACGGCACCCGGGTCTTCACCCACTTCCCGCCCGTCGACACCTACAACTGCGATCTCGGCGGCGCCCAGTTGGCCCACGCCGCACGCAACTACCGCGAGAAGGGGCACGGTTCGCGCTCGCTCGCCCCCTTCGGCTGGGGCGACGGCGGCGGCGGCCCCACCCGCGAACACCTCGCCCGGGCCCGCCGCCAGCGGGACCTGGAGGGCTCCCCGAAGGTCCGGATCGAGCGCCCGGACGCCTTCTTCGAGAAGGCCCACGCCGAGTACCAGGACGCGCCGGTCTGGGCCGGCGAGCTCTACCTGGAGCTGCACCGCGGTACGTACACCTCCCAGGCCAAGACCAAGCAGGGCAACCGGCGCAGCGAATCCCTGCTGCGCGAGGCCGAGTTGTGGGCGGCGACCGCCGCGGTGCGGATCGCGGGGTACGCGTACCCGTACGAGGACCTGGAGCGGATCTGGAAGACGGTCCTGCTCCACCAGTTCCACGACATCCTGCCGGGCTCCTCCATCGCCTGGGTGCACCGGGAGGCGCGCGAGACGTACGCGGCGCTGGGGGAGGAGCTGCGGGCCGTCACCCTCGCCGCGCAGCAGGCGCTCGCCGGCCAGGGCGGCGAGGAGCTCGTCTTCAACTGCGCCCCGCACGCCCGCCGGGGCGTCCCGGCCGGCGGAGCGGGCCGCCCGGTCGCGCCCCGGGAGCCGGTCACGGTGGAGGAGCGGCACGGCGGCGGGCACGTCCTGGCCAACGGCCGCCTGCTCGTGCAGATCGACGGCCGGGGGCTGATCGTCTCCGTCTACGACCTGGAGGCGCGGCGGGAGTCGGTCGCCCCGGGCGCCGCGGCCAACCTGCTCCAGATCCACCCCGACTTCCCGAACATGTGGGACGCCTGGGACGTCGACGCGTTCTACCGCAACCGGGTCACCGACCTCGTGGAACTGGACCGGCTGGAGGTCACCGAGGGCGGCCCGCGGGCCGCGACCGTCCGCGTGACCCGCTCCTTCGGGCGGTCCGAGGCGGTCCAGCAGATCACCCTGCGAGCCGGGGCCAAGACGGTCGACATCGTCACGGACGTGGACTGGCACGAGACGGAGAAGTTCCTCAAGGCGGCCTTCCCGCTGGACGTGAAGGCCGAACGGACCGCTACCGAGACCCAGTTCGGGCATGTTCACCGGGCCACCCACACCAACACCTCCTGGGAGGCGGCCAAGTTCGAGATCTGCGCCCACCGCTGGATCCACGCCGAGGAGCCCGGCTGGGGAGTGGCGCTGCTGAACGACTCCACGTACGGGCACGACGTGACCCGGGACGTCCGGGCCGACGGCGGCCAGACCACCACGGTCCGGCTGTCGCTGCTTCGCGCGCCGCGCTACCCCGACCCGGAGACCGACCAGGGGTCCCACACCCTGCGGTTCTCGCTCGCGCCCGGCGCCGGGATCGGCGACGCCGTCCGCGAGGGCCACGCGCTGAACCTGCCCGAACGAGTGGTCCGCGGCGCGGGCCCGGTCGCCCCGCTGGTCGCCGTCGACGAGGACGCGGTGGTGGTGGAGGCGGTCAAGCTGGCCGAGGACCGCAGCGGCGATGTGATCGTCCGGCTCTACGAGTCCCGCGGCGGCCGCGCCCGGGCCACCCTCAGCGCCGATTTCCCCGTGGCGGCGGCCGTGGAGAGCGACCTGCTGGAGCGCCCCCTGCCGGGCACGGCGGTGGGGGTCGCCACCCCGGAGGGCCTCGTCCCGCTCACCCTGCGCCCCTTCCAGATCGTCACGCTCCGCCTGCGCCGTCCCTGA
- a CDS encoding NADPH-dependent 2,4-dienoyl-CoA reductase, producing MSSQSRYPHLLSPLDLGFTTLPNRVIMGSMHTGLEEHQGGFERLAAFYAERARGGAGLIVTGGISPNDAGRPFEGGSRLTTEDEAAEHRVITEAVHAEGGKIAMQILHFGRYAYHKDLVAPSAIQAPISPFVPNELTDAEVEGTVEDFVRAARLAKLAGYDGVEIMGSEGYLVNEFIAAATNKRTDRWGGAYENRVRFPLEIVRRTREAVGEDFIIVYRLSMLDLIPGGSTLDEVVHLAKEIEAAGATIINTGIGWHEARIPTIATSVPRGAYTWVTKRLMGAVSVPLVTSNRINTPEIAEELLADGRADLVSLARPFLADADFVAKAAAGRSETINTCIGCNQACLDHTFSGKITSCLVNPRACHETELVLSPTRTKKRVAVVGAGPAGLACSVSAAGRGHAVTLFEASGHIGGQLDVARRIPGKEEFEETIRYFGTQLVESGVEVRLNTRADVETLQGYDEVVIATGVTPRTPDIEGVDHANVVSYLDVLRDGAPVGERVAVVGAGGIGFDVAEFLTDSGEGASQDPDVYFRHWGVDTTYAGPGGLTAPERPAPPRRVHLLQRKATKVGKDLGTTTGWIHRAELKHRGVVSVAGATYDRIDDQGLHITVGGEQHLVPADTVVLCTGQEPRRDLYEALREAGIPAHLIGGADVAAELDAKRAIRQGTELAAAL from the coding sequence ATGAGTTCCCAGAGCCGGTACCCGCACCTGTTGAGCCCCCTGGACCTCGGCTTCACCACCCTGCCGAACCGCGTGATCATGGGCTCGATGCACACCGGCCTCGAAGAGCACCAGGGCGGCTTCGAGCGGCTCGCCGCCTTCTACGCCGAGCGCGCCCGCGGCGGCGCCGGCCTGATCGTCACCGGCGGCATCTCCCCGAACGACGCCGGCCGCCCCTTCGAGGGAGGGTCCCGCCTCACCACCGAGGACGAGGCCGCCGAGCACCGGGTGATCACCGAGGCCGTGCACGCCGAGGGCGGGAAGATCGCAATGCAGATCCTCCACTTCGGCCGCTACGCCTACCACAAGGACCTGGTCGCGCCGAGCGCCATCCAGGCCCCCATCAGCCCCTTCGTCCCCAACGAGCTCACCGACGCCGAGGTCGAGGGCACCGTCGAGGACTTCGTCCGCGCCGCCCGCCTCGCCAAGCTCGCCGGCTACGACGGCGTCGAGATCATGGGCTCCGAGGGCTACCTCGTCAACGAGTTCATCGCCGCCGCGACGAACAAGCGCACCGACCGCTGGGGCGGCGCCTACGAGAACCGCGTCCGCTTCCCGCTGGAGATCGTCCGGCGCACCCGCGAGGCCGTCGGCGAGGACTTCATCATCGTCTACCGGCTCTCGATGCTCGACCTGATCCCCGGTGGCTCCACCCTCGACGAGGTCGTCCACCTCGCCAAGGAGATCGAGGCGGCCGGCGCCACCATCATCAACACCGGCATCGGCTGGCACGAGGCCCGCATCCCCACCATCGCCACCTCCGTCCCGCGCGGCGCGTACACCTGGGTCACCAAGCGGCTGATGGGTGCGGTGAGCGTCCCCCTCGTCACCAGCAACCGCATCAACACCCCGGAGATCGCCGAGGAACTGCTCGCCGACGGCCGCGCCGACCTGGTCTCCCTGGCCCGCCCCTTCCTGGCCGACGCCGACTTCGTCGCCAAGGCCGCGGCCGGCCGCTCCGAGACGATCAACACCTGCATCGGCTGCAACCAGGCCTGCCTCGACCACACCTTCAGCGGCAAGATCACCAGCTGCCTGGTCAATCCGCGGGCCTGCCACGAGACCGAGCTCGTCCTGTCCCCGACGCGGACGAAGAAGCGCGTCGCCGTCGTCGGCGCCGGTCCGGCCGGCCTCGCCTGCTCCGTCTCCGCCGCCGGCCGCGGCCACGCCGTCACCCTCTTCGAGGCCTCCGGCCACATCGGCGGCCAGCTCGACGTCGCCCGCCGCATCCCCGGCAAGGAGGAGTTCGAGGAGACCATCCGCTACTTCGGCACCCAGCTGGTGGAGTCCGGCGTGGAGGTCCGCCTGAACACCCGCGCCGACGTGGAGACCCTCCAGGGCTACGACGAGGTCGTCATCGCCACCGGCGTCACCCCCCGCACCCCCGACATCGAGGGCGTCGACCACGCCAATGTCGTCAGCTACCTCGACGTGCTGCGCGACGGGGCCCCCGTCGGCGAGCGCGTCGCCGTCGTCGGCGCCGGCGGCATCGGCTTCGACGTGGCCGAGTTCCTCACCGACAGCGGCGAGGGCGCCTCCCAGGACCCCGACGTCTACTTCCGCCACTGGGGCGTGGACACCACGTACGCCGGCCCCGGCGGGCTCACCGCCCCCGAGCGCCCCGCGCCGCCGCGCCGGGTCCACCTCCTCCAGCGCAAGGCCACCAAGGTCGGCAAGGACCTGGGTACCACCACCGGCTGGATCCACCGCGCGGAGCTCAAGCACCGGGGCGTCGTCTCCGTCGCCGGGGCCACGTACGACCGCATCGACGACCAGGGCCTGCACATCACCGTCGGCGGCGAACAGCACCTCGTGCCCGCCGACACGGTGGTCCTGTGCACGGGCCAGGAGCCGCGCCGCGACCTGTACGAGGCGCTGCGCGAGGCGGGCATCCCGGCCCACCTGATCGGCGGCGCCGACGTGGCGGCCGAGCTCGACGCCAAGCGGGCCATCCGGCAGGGCACGGAACTGGCCGCCGCTCTCTGA